The Chryseobacterium indicum genome includes a window with the following:
- the rfbD gene encoding dTDP-4-dehydrorhamnose reductase, producing MKKILVVGGNGQLGNCIRKIAPDFELNYEFIFTDSQTLDITNEDQINTVFTENKPDYCINASAYTAVDLAETEKEKAFAVNAEGVASLAQACKDAKTTLIHVSTDYVFDGETNLSYSEDDFTSPIGVYGESKLKGEELALEINPKTIILRTSWLYSEFNKNFVKTMLNLFSQKDELGIVADQFGQPTNANDLAEAIMDIIEAKEKIYGVFHFSNYPETTWLEFAKKIAEFSKSSVKLNALTTEQYPTPAKRPKRSTMCLDKIEETYKIEPKYWENSLEECITVLTK from the coding sequence ATGAAAAAAATTTTAGTAGTAGGAGGAAACGGACAGCTAGGAAACTGCATCAGAAAAATAGCTCCGGATTTTGAACTGAATTATGAATTCATTTTTACAGATTCGCAGACTTTAGACATCACCAACGAAGATCAGATTAATACTGTTTTTACAGAAAATAAACCAGATTACTGTATCAATGCTTCAGCTTATACAGCGGTAGATCTTGCAGAAACTGAAAAAGAAAAGGCTTTTGCTGTAAATGCAGAAGGAGTGGCTTCCCTTGCGCAGGCGTGTAAAGATGCTAAAACAACGTTAATCCACGTTTCTACAGATTATGTCTTTGATGGAGAAACCAATTTAAGTTATTCCGAAGACGATTTCACAAGTCCGATCGGAGTTTACGGAGAATCCAAGTTGAAAGGGGAAGAGCTTGCATTGGAAATTAATCCGAAAACAATCATTCTAAGAACTTCATGGCTGTATTCCGAGTTTAATAAAAACTTTGTGAAAACAATGCTCAATCTTTTTTCTCAGAAAGACGAGTTGGGAATTGTAGCAGATCAGTTTGGGCAGCCTACCAATGCAAATGATCTGGCAGAAGCCATCATGGACATTATCGAAGCAAAAGAAAAAATATACGGTGTTTTCCACTTTTCAAATTATCCGGAAACTACATGGCTTGAGTTTGCAAAAAAAATAGCTGAATTTTCTAAATCTTCAGTTAAATTAAATGCTCTAACCACCGAGCAATATCCTACACCGGCAAAAAGACCCAAAAGAAGTACAATGTGTCTGGATAAAATTGAAGAAACGTATAAAATAGAACCTAAATATTGGGAAAATAGTCTTGAAGAATGCATTACTGTTCTTACAAAATAA
- a CDS encoding exopolysaccharide transport family protein: MIPGKETKVEKADSHKEKHGSFALFDVEHFLRRILRNWYWFVLMLFIGYGISWMYSKYYAQNIYASTLSLSISNNTSSYFTPSQSINFIWGQGGNQDGVYLKKMLLSRTHNEFLIKELDLFVNYSTKGLIKSTYLDKDDSPVFLQVDRKHGQQVNYPITLIPKGGDSYEVVLPEEGQSQNLYSFESESYTTINPYGRPANKIIRVGEWYTSPNLRFRLLKNPVNPKIKLTNIIVNLNTVNQTVNDIVSTIGVEFDKEINTIMIITKKGYNLNSTVNFLNMSVKQLQKKRQADKVLVDQNTNVYLKQNLDNIRKKLDSSANVLNYMKTTEKLYDIKDRDEKSLTEIKDLEAKKADIESKISSLNQIKNSLETQNFEKMISTNAAGFQDGLFSASVAELKALYLKRREMALIYKPNSEPMKEINRLIDEARISSNGALRNYYTAYYTEINKINQKVGNANSELATYPEKQRKYLDAERGYNMIEATYNSLLTRQNDTELRMAGNQSDISVIDPAKNVSQPPIGPNVKATKAAIIGGLLALPLLFIFIGEILDSKIRNIKELLNATKIPLLGVIGNNNHENMLTVLDQPKSSVSEAFRGVRANVRFLSGENDGSKVILVTSSIGGEGKTYVSINLASVLGLSDKKTILLGMDLRKPKIFGDFKIDNKYGISNYLTGEVGIDQIINKTRIPNLDVATSGPIPPNPSELLMSEKNIKFIEDLKKIYDFIIIDSPPVGLVADSYELMKHSDANIYVVRHEYTEKYMLKMITEKYHTGEIGHLGLVYNDYNTKQGYGYGYGYGYGYGYGYGYGYFDEDKNYREPMLIRIRNKVQSIFNKK, encoded by the coding sequence ATGATTCCGGGAAAAGAAACAAAGGTAGAGAAAGCAGATTCTCACAAAGAAAAGCACGGCAGTTTTGCCTTATTTGATGTTGAGCACTTTTTACGCAGAATACTGAGAAATTGGTATTGGTTTGTTTTAATGCTTTTTATCGGGTATGGAATTTCGTGGATGTACAGTAAATATTACGCTCAGAACATTTATGCATCGACCTTGTCTTTAAGTATTTCCAATAATACTTCAAGTTATTTCACGCCCAGCCAGTCTATTAATTTTATCTGGGGACAGGGAGGAAATCAGGACGGGGTATATCTGAAAAAAATGCTTTTATCCAGAACCCACAATGAGTTTCTGATAAAGGAACTGGATCTTTTTGTAAATTATTCCACAAAAGGACTTATTAAATCAACTTATCTGGATAAAGATGATTCTCCCGTTTTTTTACAGGTAGACAGAAAGCATGGGCAACAGGTAAATTATCCTATTACATTAATTCCTAAAGGAGGGGATTCTTACGAAGTCGTATTACCTGAAGAAGGACAATCTCAGAATTTATATAGTTTTGAATCTGAAAGTTATACAACCATTAATCCTTATGGAAGACCTGCGAATAAAATTATTCGGGTAGGAGAGTGGTATACTTCTCCTAATTTGAGATTCAGACTGTTAAAAAATCCTGTGAATCCAAAAATTAAATTAACCAATATAATTGTAAATTTAAATACGGTTAATCAGACGGTTAATGATATTGTTTCCACAATCGGAGTGGAGTTTGATAAGGAGATTAATACCATCATGATTATCACCAAAAAAGGTTATAACCTTAACAGTACGGTGAATTTCCTTAATATGTCCGTAAAACAGCTTCAGAAGAAAAGACAGGCTGATAAAGTTTTGGTGGATCAGAATACCAATGTATATTTAAAGCAAAATCTGGATAATATCAGAAAAAAGTTAGATTCCAGTGCCAATGTTCTTAATTACATGAAGACAACTGAAAAGCTTTATGATATTAAAGACAGAGATGAAAAATCATTAACAGAAATTAAAGATCTTGAAGCCAAAAAAGCTGATATTGAAAGCAAAATAAGCTCCCTGAATCAGATTAAAAACAGTCTGGAAACCCAGAATTTCGAAAAAATGATCAGTACTAATGCTGCAGGTTTCCAGGACGGACTCTTCAGTGCTTCTGTAGCAGAACTGAAGGCTTTATATCTTAAGAGAAGAGAAATGGCTTTAATTTACAAGCCAAATTCTGAGCCGATGAAAGAGATCAACAGATTGATTGATGAGGCCAGAATCAGTTCAAATGGTGCTTTACGAAATTATTATACTGCTTATTACACAGAAATTAATAAAATTAACCAAAAGGTCGGAAATGCAAATTCCGAATTGGCAACATATCCTGAAAAGCAGAGAAAATACCTAGATGCAGAAAGAGGATATAATATGATTGAGGCTACCTACAACAGCTTGCTTACGAGACAGAACGATACAGAGCTGAGAATGGCGGGAAACCAGTCGGATATCAGTGTAATAGACCCTGCTAAAAATGTAAGCCAGCCACCAATTGGCCCGAATGTAAAAGCTACAAAAGCCGCAATTATTGGGGGGCTTCTTGCTTTGCCACTACTGTTTATTTTTATTGGAGAAATATTAGATAGTAAAATTCGAAATATTAAAGAATTGCTTAATGCAACTAAAATTCCGCTTCTTGGTGTTATCGGAAATAACAATCATGAAAATATGCTTACCGTTCTGGATCAGCCAAAGTCTTCTGTTTCGGAAGCGTTCAGAGGGGTTAGAGCAAATGTAAGATTCTTATCCGGAGAAAATGATGGCAGCAAAGTAATTCTGGTTACTTCTTCAATTGGGGGGGAAGGTAAAACCTATGTTTCTATCAATTTGGCTTCCGTTTTGGGATTAAGCGATAAAAAGACCATTCTTTTGGGGATGGATTTAAGAAAGCCTAAGATATTTGGTGATTTTAAAATTGATAATAAATATGGTATCTCAAATTACCTTACAGGTGAAGTGGGAATAGATCAGATTATCAATAAAACAAGAATTCCAAATTTGGATGTGGCAACTTCCGGTCCTATTCCTCCGAATCCGTCTGAGTTGCTGATGAGTGAAAAAAACATCAAATTTATCGAAGACCTTAAAAAAATATATGATTTCATTATCATCGATTCTCCTCCGGTAGGTCTGGTCGCGGATTCTTATGAGCTGATGAAACACTCGGATGCTAATATTTATGTAGTCCGCCATGAATACACGGAGAAGTATATGCTGAAAATGATTACAGAAAAATACCATACCGGAGAAATCGGACATTTAGGTCTTGTTTATAATGATTACAATACAAAACAGGGCTATGGCTATGGTTACGGCTACGGTTATGGCTACGGATATGGTTACGGTTATGGCTATTTTGATGAAGATAAAAATTACAGAGAACCAATGCTGATAAGAATTAGAAATAAAGTTCAGTCAATATTCAATAAAAAATAA
- a CDS encoding acyl-CoA thioesterase, translated as MEKEVSTTVKVRFSDCDPIGHLNNVKYLDYMFNAREDHVETFYGFTYEEYTKMTGCTWIAIQNEIAYLKEVRYNTSVVISSKTIEVADRTAKVEILMKSLDEKTIHAVLWVTVIYFNVKTRKSEVHPEEIKETFNKFYVDLEQKDFQSRVKYLRSQNARNS; from the coding sequence ATGGAAAAAGAAGTATCAACCACGGTAAAGGTCAGATTCAGCGACTGCGATCCCATTGGTCATTTAAACAACGTGAAATATCTGGACTATATGTTCAATGCCAGAGAAGATCATGTGGAAACATTTTATGGTTTCACCTATGAAGAATACACCAAAATGACTGGATGCACGTGGATTGCAATTCAGAATGAAATAGCCTATTTAAAGGAAGTACGATATAATACCTCGGTTGTTATCAGCAGCAAGACCATTGAAGTGGCGGACAGAACTGCAAAAGTGGAAATCCTGATGAAAAGTTTAGATGAGAAAACAATTCATGCAGTATTATGGGTTACGGTAATCTACTTCAATGTTAAAACCAGAAAATCGGAAGTACATCCCGAAGAAATTAAAGAAACATTCAATAAGTTTTATGTAGATTTGGAACAGAAAGACTTCCAGTCGAGAGTTAAATATTTAAGATCACAAAACGCGAGAAACTCATGA
- a CDS encoding DUF6089 family protein, with the protein MNRKLLFSFLAALGTVVSVKAQRNELGVRLGMSNLVGDIGRTNYILQKPLDLSKVSDWGVPFYGGILYRFNFNPHQTVRLDLGYNQIQFNDKVAKEEYRKNRNSFGKNNVYEASLVFEYNFFPVNNEQKSMVSPYIFGGVGALMFDAPKATMINDFRRDADGVAQAPINELDFTTTPVYSTGTKTTMHIPFGVGLKYKFNYNWALFAEATFRYTLTDQLDYSKIQSKDVVATYNGDILSPVTGGSLLQTDAYYVVSKEREAAIIGERNVGDFKSKDWMNTISLGLTYSFGRPPCYCD; encoded by the coding sequence ATGAATAGAAAATTATTGTTTAGCTTCCTTGCCGCTCTAGGAACTGTGGTAAGTGTTAAAGCACAAAGAAACGAACTTGGAGTTCGTCTAGGTATGAGTAACCTAGTTGGGGATATAGGGAGAACGAATTATATTTTACAAAAGCCATTGGATTTAAGTAAAGTTTCAGATTGGGGTGTTCCTTTTTATGGTGGAATTTTATATAGATTTAATTTTAATCCTCACCAGACTGTAAGATTGGATCTTGGATATAATCAGATCCAGTTTAATGACAAGGTGGCGAAAGAAGAATATAGAAAAAACAGAAACTCATTCGGGAAAAACAATGTATATGAAGCAAGTTTGGTCTTCGAATACAATTTCTTTCCGGTAAACAACGAGCAGAAAAGTATGGTGAGCCCATATATTTTCGGTGGGGTAGGAGCATTAATGTTCGACGCTCCCAAAGCTACGATGATTAATGATTTCAGAAGAGATGCAGATGGGGTGGCTCAGGCTCCTATTAATGAACTGGATTTTACAACAACTCCGGTGTATTCTACAGGAACCAAAACTACAATGCATATTCCTTTTGGGGTAGGTTTAAAATATAAATTTAATTATAACTGGGCGCTTTTTGCAGAAGCTACATTCAGATATACGCTTACAGATCAGCTGGATTACAGCAAAATCCAAAGCAAAGATGTGGTTGCTACATATAACGGAGATATTCTCAGCCCCGTTACAGGCGGATCTCTTCTACAGACAGATGCTTATTATGTAGTATCTAAAGAAAGAGAAGCTGCGATTATAGGAGAAAGAAACGTAGGAGATTTTAAGTCTAAAGACTGGATGAATACCATTAGTTTAGGACTTACCTATTCGTTCGGAAGACCTCCATGTTATTGTGATTAA
- a CDS encoding isoprenyl transferase, with protein sequence MSLIKDKIDPENLPQHVAIIMDGNGRWAKSRGEERTFGHRNAINAVRNAINACNEIHIPYLTLYTFSSENWNRPAEEVNTLMNLLVETLLLEAEEIFSKGLRMHVIGNLEKLPSLVKDQLLRVVELTKENTKGNLVLAISYGSQHEILNAVKSISEDVKEGKVDIEDIDEKLFESHLYTKDFPPVDLLIRTSGEIRISNFLLWQIAYAELQFLNVLWPDFTKDIFFQCIVDYQNKERRFGMTGEQIKIQ encoded by the coding sequence ATGTCGTTGATAAAAGATAAAATAGATCCTGAGAATTTACCACAGCATGTGGCTATCATCATGGATGGTAACGGAAGATGGGCAAAATCTCGTGGCGAAGAAAGAACTTTCGGCCACAGAAATGCCATTAATGCTGTTAGGAATGCCATAAATGCGTGTAATGAAATACACATTCCGTATTTAACTCTTTATACCTTTTCTTCGGAAAACTGGAACCGTCCGGCAGAGGAAGTAAATACTTTAATGAATTTACTTGTAGAAACCTTATTGCTTGAAGCGGAAGAAATTTTCAGCAAAGGATTAAGAATGCACGTTATTGGAAATCTCGAAAAACTTCCCTCACTGGTAAAAGATCAGCTTTTACGCGTGGTGGAACTTACAAAAGAAAACACAAAAGGCAATTTGGTATTAGCAATCAGTTATGGTTCGCAGCATGAAATACTAAACGCCGTTAAAAGCATTAGCGAAGACGTAAAGGAAGGAAAGGTAGACATTGAAGATATTGATGAAAAATTATTCGAAAGTCACCTTTACACAAAAGATTTTCCGCCGGTGGATCTTTTAATAAGAACCAGCGGAGAAATCAGAATCAGTAATTTTCTCCTTTGGCAGATTGCTTATGCAGAGCTGCAGTTTTTAAACGTTCTGTGGCCGGACTTTACAAAAGATATTTTCTTTCAGTGTATTGTGGATTATCAAAACAAAGAAAGAAGATTCGGAATGACCGGAGAACAGATAAAAATTCAGTAA
- a CDS encoding OmpH family outer membrane protein, whose protein sequence is MKKLSVLFAAVMMVVSVGMAKAQKIATLDVIGILNAMPEKKKADADLKTFLDTKQAEIKKKADAGQAKLKQYSEEAPKKTAEENKAREAELAKMQEEIQQMNDKAQKDFVAKQDLAYEPIEKKLNEAVSKVAKANGYDYIMDANSSAFVFKGGPDATAAVKKELNIQ, encoded by the coding sequence ATGAAAAAATTAAGTGTATTATTTGCAGCGGTAATGATGGTTGTATCGGTAGGTATGGCAAAAGCTCAAAAAATTGCAACTTTAGATGTTATAGGAATTCTTAACGCAATGCCTGAAAAGAAAAAAGCAGATGCTGATCTTAAAACTTTCTTAGATACAAAACAGGCTGAAATTAAGAAAAAAGCAGACGCAGGACAGGCTAAACTAAAGCAGTACTCTGAAGAAGCTCCAAAGAAAACAGCTGAAGAAAACAAAGCCAGAGAAGCAGAATTGGCAAAAATGCAGGAAGAAATCCAGCAGATGAACGATAAAGCTCAGAAAGATTTTGTTGCTAAACAGGATCTTGCTTACGAACCAATCGAGAAAAAACTGAATGAAGCAGTTTCTAAAGTAGCAAAAGCTAACGGTTATGATTATATTATGGATGCAAATTCTTCTGCATTCGTATTCAAAGGAGGACCGGATGCTACAGCTGCAGTGAAAAAAGAATTGAATATTCAGTAA
- the bamA gene encoding outer membrane protein assembly factor BamA: MKFRLLPIIMFVASAHFYGQVTPQDSTQVSNSVHAENQAGTYTLKDIVVDGVKKYTPAQILRFTGLVKGESVDIPGQKISNAVKKLWDTQSFSEVEVYVQSIEGETVILKFYLQDLKDLGEVKFTGKGIGKSKNEKMAKDNNLKPGTKITQNLVSSLKTNVPKDFIKKGYADAKISIQEKVNAGDPNLVDWTINVDKGKRIKIDHIEFEGNQYVSDRKLRKKAFKETKQKRFGIGGILKSSKFIEDKYQEDKQNLINYYNSLGYRDAAIVSDSVWRNKRNNYEINVKLKEGKQYYIGDITFTGNTVYSTDYLQRLLGYKKGEIYDAVGFNKKVGEDGGKEDDSDIKSVYMNNGYLFSNVTPVEKSVDGDKINLEIRINEGEKATWNKVTWEGNTTTHDHVILRALRTKPGNLFAKSDIKRTYFDLAGMQFFDPQQVGQDIQPNQQDNTVDIKWKLVEKGSSQVQLQAGYGGNSFIGTLGLTFNNFSLKNFLKFKDFKPVPQGDGQTLSLQAQAGQYFQNYGVSFTEPWLFGTRPTALSVSLNNSRVKYSDVYGNAQKLNIFSASVGLNRLLKWPDDYFSLYTGLQYQKYDFKNYPFQFGDATEYYGSANNLSINLGLSRNSAGIDPIFPTVGSNIDLSVKFTLPYSAFNNKDYSTLSPTEKYKWMEFYKVKFKADVYNEIIGKLVLRSSAEMGFMDGYNSKLGAPPFERFYVGGTGLFGGRYDGRELIPLRGYENASTYGGTSQDITPTGGGTIYNRFTLELRYPISLNQTAKIYALTFAEGGNVWNSWGNYNPFQLKRSVGVGVRVYMGAFGLIGFDFAYGFDKTISGTEPSGWKTHFLMNQSL; encoded by the coding sequence ATGAAGTTTAGACTATTACCCATCATTATGTTTGTTGCTTCTGCACATTTTTATGGACAGGTAACTCCACAGGACAGCACACAGGTGAGCAATTCTGTACACGCAGAAAACCAAGCAGGGACGTACACCTTAAAAGACATCGTTGTAGATGGGGTTAAAAAATATACGCCGGCTCAGATCCTGAGATTTACAGGTTTGGTGAAAGGAGAATCGGTAGATATTCCGGGGCAAAAAATCAGCAATGCGGTAAAAAAACTTTGGGACACCCAATCTTTTTCTGAAGTAGAGGTTTATGTACAAAGTATTGAAGGCGAAACCGTTATTCTGAAGTTTTATCTGCAGGATCTTAAAGATCTTGGAGAAGTAAAATTTACAGGTAAAGGAATCGGAAAATCCAAAAATGAAAAAATGGCTAAAGATAATAATCTGAAGCCGGGAACAAAAATTACACAGAACTTGGTGTCAAGCCTTAAAACAAACGTTCCGAAAGATTTCATTAAAAAAGGATATGCCGATGCTAAAATTTCGATCCAGGAAAAAGTAAATGCAGGAGATCCTAATTTAGTAGACTGGACGATTAATGTAGATAAAGGGAAAAGAATCAAAATCGATCATATCGAATTCGAGGGAAATCAATATGTATCCGACAGAAAACTTAGAAAAAAAGCCTTTAAAGAAACAAAACAAAAAAGATTCGGAATTGGAGGAATCCTGAAATCTTCAAAATTCATTGAAGACAAATATCAGGAAGACAAACAAAACCTGATCAATTATTATAACTCTTTAGGATACAGAGATGCTGCCATTGTTTCAGACTCAGTTTGGAGAAACAAGAGAAACAATTATGAGATCAATGTAAAACTTAAAGAAGGTAAACAGTATTACATCGGGGATATTACATTTACCGGAAATACCGTTTATTCTACAGACTATTTACAAAGACTTTTAGGATACAAAAAAGGAGAAATTTATGATGCGGTAGGTTTCAACAAAAAAGTAGGTGAAGACGGAGGTAAAGAAGACGATTCTGATATCAAATCCGTTTACATGAATAATGGTTATCTTTTCTCAAACGTTACACCGGTTGAAAAATCTGTAGACGGGGATAAGATTAATCTTGAAATCCGCATCAACGAAGGTGAAAAAGCAACATGGAATAAAGTAACCTGGGAAGGAAATACAACTACGCATGACCATGTAATTCTCAGAGCTTTAAGAACAAAACCGGGAAATCTATTTGCTAAAAGCGATATCAAGAGAACCTATTTCGATTTAGCTGGAATGCAGTTCTTTGATCCTCAGCAGGTTGGGCAGGATATTCAGCCAAATCAGCAGGATAATACCGTAGATATCAAATGGAAGTTAGTAGAGAAAGGTTCTTCACAGGTTCAGTTACAGGCAGGTTACGGAGGTAACAGCTTTATTGGAACTTTAGGTTTAACGTTCAATAACTTCTCGTTAAAGAATTTCCTTAAATTCAAAGACTTTAAGCCGGTTCCTCAAGGTGATGGACAGACGTTATCTCTTCAGGCACAGGCTGGACAATATTTCCAGAATTACGGAGTTTCATTTACAGAACCTTGGTTGTTCGGAACAAGACCGACTGCGCTTTCTGTAAGTTTAAATAACTCACGAGTAAAATATTCTGATGTTTACGGAAACGCACAGAAACTTAACATCTTCTCCGCTTCCGTTGGTTTAAACAGGTTGCTGAAATGGCCGGATGATTATTTCTCATTGTACACAGGTCTTCAGTACCAGAAGTACGACTTTAAGAACTATCCGTTCCAGTTTGGTGATGCCACAGAATATTATGGTTCTGCCAACAACTTAAGCATTAACTTAGGATTAAGCAGAAACTCGGCTGGTATCGACCCGATTTTCCCGACTGTGGGTTCCAACATAGACTTATCTGTGAAATTTACGCTGCCATATTCAGCATTCAACAATAAAGATTACTCTACTTTAAGTCCTACGGAAAAATACAAGTGGATGGAATTCTATAAAGTGAAGTTCAAAGCAGATGTTTACAATGAAATTATTGGAAAACTGGTTTTGAGATCTTCAGCTGAAATGGGCTTCATGGATGGATATAACTCTAAATTGGGAGCTCCGCCGTTTGAAAGATTCTATGTAGGGGGTACCGGTTTATTCGGAGGTAGATATGACGGTAGAGAATTAATTCCGTTAAGAGGTTATGAAAATGCTTCTACTTACGGAGGAACTTCTCAGGACATTACTCCGACTGGGGGAGGTACTATTTATAACAGATTTACGTTAGAATTAAGATACCCGATTTCATTGAACCAGACAGCAAAAATTTATGCATTAACGTTCGCGGAAGGAGGTAACGTTTGGAATTCTTGGGGAAATTATAATCCTTTCCAGTTGAAAAGATCAGTGGGTGTTGGTGTGAGAGTTTATATGGGAGCATTTGGTTTAATTGGATTTGATTTCGCTTACGGATTCGACAAAACAATTTCGGGAACTGAGCCTTCCGGATGGAAGACGCATTTCTTGATGAACCAATCATTATAA
- a CDS encoding OmpH family outer membrane protein has translation MKNFRIVLSFVLFLLFGLSNAQKVGVVDTEYILNKMPQYKEAEARLNAQIDTWQSELQNLQSEYERKRSAFESEKVLLIGDQLKLREKEVMDLEKNIKTTTSLRFGATGEIKKLRTNLVQPFQDQIWEAIKTMSEKNGLAIVLDKTSNNVIFLQKRSDYSDKVLAILLKDAEPKEKGKTKK, from the coding sequence ATGAAAAATTTTAGAATTGTTTTATCATTTGTTTTATTCTTGCTTTTCGGTCTAAGCAACGCACAGAAAGTGGGTGTTGTAGATACGGAATATATTCTGAATAAAATGCCTCAATATAAAGAAGCTGAAGCAAGACTGAATGCACAAATTGATACATGGCAGTCCGAACTTCAGAACCTTCAGTCTGAATACGAAAGAAAAAGATCTGCTTTTGAAAGCGAAAAAGTTCTTTTGATCGGAGATCAGCTTAAACTGAGAGAAAAAGAAGTAATGGATCTGGAAAAAAATATCAAAACAACAACCAGTTTACGTTTTGGTGCTACCGGAGAAATTAAGAAACTGAGAACGAATCTGGTTCAGCCTTTTCAGGATCAGATTTGGGAAGCTATCAAAACAATGTCTGAAAAGAACGGTTTGGCGATAGTTTTAGATAAAACAAGCAATAATGTTATTTTTCTTCAGAAAAGATCCGATTATTCGGATAAAGTTTTAGCAATCTTATTGAAAGATGCTGAACCAAAAGAAAAAGGCAAAACAAAAAAATAA